The genomic segment CGGGCAGCGGCCCTGCCTGCGCCAGGGCGTCGGCGGCGCGTGCCCCGGGCGCGAGGGTGGTAAGGCCCGGGTGCGCGACCGCGCCAACCACGGACACCACGATCTCCCCCGGCGGTTCAGCGGCGCTGCTGGTAGCCAGCGGAAACGTCACCGGAGCCTCCTCCGCAGGCTCGGAAGCAACCAGGTAGCGCCCACCCACCACGGCACAGAGCACGGCCGCGGCAGCCACGACGAACAGCCCGTGGCGTGGGGTGATGCGGAGTCGGGGCGTCGGATAGCGGACGTTAAGGAGTTCTTCTTCGCCGGTGGGGGCGGTGAGGTCTGCGAGTCGGTGTGCCAGGTCCATACCCGAAGGGTAGGTCGCGGCGTCGATACCCGGCGCGCATCAGCTGCGCGCCTGTGGATAACCTGCGTTACTCGTCTTCGTCTGTGGATAACTCGGATTCATCGGCCTGGACGGCGGACACCGCGATCGCGCCGGGGCCGGAATGCACCGCCAGAACCGGGTCCATGTCCACGGCCATGAAGGTCGTACCGTCGGGCAGTGCCTCCTCCAGCTGGAGTTGCAGGTGCTTGGCGGTTTCGCGGGCTTCGTGCTGCTGGATGGCTATGAAAAGCGGGTTGGTGTCGGCGTAAGCACCCACCAGTTCCACGATTTTGGCCAGTGCCTTGGAGGGAGTGCGGGTTTTCGCCGCGACGTCCAGCCGCCCGTCCTTGAGGTGCATGATCGGTCGCATGGCCAGAGCGGTGGACATGAGCGAGGTGGTGGCGGAGAGCCTGCCGGATTTGCGGAGTTCGTCGATGCGGTGCACGTACAGCCACATTCGGGATCGTTCTAGGGTGCTTACGGCGGCCTTGTAGCAGTCTTCCAGCGTGGCACCATTCTGCGCCATGGTTGCTGCGGCCATGGCGGCGGCCCCGAGTCCCATGCCGATGCAGTTTGTGTCGATGACGCGCACCATGTCGTCGTCAAACACCGCCGCCGCGGCCACCGCGTTGGACCAGGTGGAGGAGAGTTCCTTGGACAGGTGCAGCGCCAGCACCCCCTCGTCGCCGCCGCGTTCCAGCTGGCGGGCATAGCAGGCGACCAGTTCCAGGGAGGACAAACCGGAGGTGGAGCGGTCGTCTCCGCGGTTCATCATGTGCAGATCAATGACAGTGATGTCCAAGTCCTCGATGATGCTGTCCGGCAGGCACGCCGACGAGTCAGTGACAATCCGAACCGGCACGTACGATCCACTCCTTCAACTGTTGCGACTAGCCCGCTTCCAGGCCAGGGGCAACACTCATGTTCCAACCGTCAAGGTACCACTGGGCATCCCCCAGGGTGTCCGGTGTAAACCGCGGCTGCGGAACCACCGGCGGGTCGCCCTCCCCGTTGGCGTTGGGTTCCTCCGAATACCGGGGGCGTGCGGTCAACCGCGCCCAGTTGGTGTTTTTCAGGCCGGTGAACATGTGATGCTGCTCGATGCTCAATTCTAGAAGATCTGATGTCAGCGACCCAATGGTCCCCCCATGTGCTACCAGGAGCACGGCCCCATCGTCCCAGCCGGGATGGGCGAGCATCAGCTCATTAATCACGTCACGGGCGCGCCGGGCAACCTCGATTCGGGATTCGCCACCGGGGGGTGCCCACAGCGCGTTATGGCGCCACTGGGCCCGCGCCCCCGGGTAGTCCCGGTCCACGTCCTCGCGGGATTGGCCCTGCCAGTCCCCCAGGTTGGTTTCCCGCAGCCGGGGGTCCAGGTGCACCGGCAGCCCGCGTGACGACGCCACGATCCTCGCCGTCTCCGCCGCGCGCGACAGGTCCGACGACACGACGTACCCAATATTCACGCCTTTCATGTAGCGTGCCACCGCCTCAGCCTGACGGATACCCACGTCGCTGAGTTTGGTGTCCATCTGCCCCTGCATGCGGCCAGACGCGTTGTATTCCGTCTGGCCGTGCCGCAGCATGATGAGCTTGCGGGTCACAGTTCGTCCGCATCCGGCTCGGTGTCGGCAAGCGGGATCTCATCAATGGAGGTGACGGCGCGTACGTCCACGTCGTCGGCCCAGCTAGCGGGGCGTTCCAGCGGCTCCACGCCCTCCACCTCAATGAGCGGGCAGTCCCGCCACAGGCGGTCCAGCCCGTAGAATTCGCGCTCCTCGGCGCGTTGCACATGCACCACCAGCTCGCCGTAATCCAGCAGTGCCCAGCGACCCTCGCGCACACCCTCCTTGCGGATGGGGCGCGCCCCGGCCTCACGGAGCTTGTCTTCAACCTCGTCCACAATGGCGCTGACCTGGCGGTCCGTCTCCCCGGAGGCGATGACAAAGCAGTCAGTAATCACAAGCTGCTCGGAGACATCAATCACGGCGATCTCCTGCGCCAACTTTTCGTCGGCGGCCAGCGCCGCAATGGACGCCAGCTTCACAGCATGGTCAGAAGCAGTCATATTTTTCCTTCACATTAAAACTAAAAAGCCATCCTACCTACCCGGAGGTAGACACATACAACCCGTGCTTAGCGATGTACTGCACCACACCATCCGGCACCAAATACCACACCGGACGTTTCGATGCCGCCCGCTCCCGGCAATCCGTCGACGAAATGGCCATGGCAGGAATATCAACCAGCGACACCCGCTCCCGATGCACCTCCGGCAGAATCGCATCATCTAACTCATACCCCGGCCGGGTCACCCCCACAAAACGAGCATGCTCAAACATGTCCTCCCAATCGCGCCAGGTCACGATGCTCGCCAGGGCGTCCGCGCCCGTAATGAAGAACAATTCCGCACCCGGGTAGAAGCGACGCAGATCCCGCAGCGTATCCACCGTGTAAGTGGGGCCACTGCGATCAATATCCACGCGGCTGACCTTAAACCGGGGATTCGAGGCGGTGGCAATGACCGTCATCAAATACCGATCTTCTGCGGCCGAGACCTTCTTTCCCGACTTCTGCCACGGCTCCCCCGTCGGAACAAAGACGACCTCATCCAGGTCAAACATGTTCGCCACCTCCGAGGCAGCCACCAGATGCCCATTATGGATCGGGTCAAACGTGCCGCCCATGATCCCTACCCTCATGGCCGGGTGTGCCCATCGCCAAACACAATCCACTTCGTGGACGTCAACTCTGGCAATGCCATCGGGCCGCGCGCATGCAGCTTCTGCGTCGAAATGCCGATCTCCGCGCCGAAACCAAACTGCTCACCATCCGTAAACGCCGTCGACGCGTTCACCAACACCGCAGCCGCATCCACCTCAGCCGTGAACTTCTCCGCAGCGGCGAGACTCCGCGTGGCAATCGCCTCCGTGTGCCCCGACGAAAACTCCGCGATATGCGCGATCGCGCCCTCCACGCCATCCACCAACTTCACCGCAATGTCCATGGACAAATACTCGGCGTGCCAATCCGACTCATCCGCAGGAACCACGCCCTCACCCAATTCCTCAGGCAGCCCATGAACGGTCACTCCTGCCTCCTGAAGTGCGGAAACAATGCGCTGGCGTGCCTCGGCCGGGAGCGCGACGTCGATAAGCACCGTCTCTGTGGCATTGCAGACGCTCGGGCGGCGCGTCTTGCCGTTCACAGCCAGCGCAATCGCCTCATCCACATCCGCTTCCCCATCCACATACAAGTGGCAATTACCCGAGCCCGTCTCAATCGTCGGCACCGTGGCATTTTCCACCACCGCCGCAATCAACCCAGCGCCACCCCGCGGAATCACCACATCCACCAAACCCCTGGCGGTAATCAAATCCTGAACACTCTCCCGAGTCTCGCACGGCAACAACTGCACCACCTCGCGGGGAAAACCATGCTCCGCCAGCGTTTCCTGCAGG from the Corynebacterium durum genome contains:
- a CDS encoding ComEA family DNA-binding protein — translated: MDLAHRLADLTAPTGEEELLNVRYPTPRLRITPRHGLFVVAAAAVLCAVVGGRYLVASEPAEEAPVTFPLATSSAAEPPGEIVVSVVGAVAHPGLTTLAPGARAADALAQAGPLPEAELLGINQAQKLNDGVQIVVPKQGEAVPAPAGNPGGGSGAGGGKVSLNTATAADLIALSGVGEKTAAAIIAHRDSIGGYTSVEQLKDVKGIGPAKYAELEKQVTL
- a CDS encoding DegV family protein, whose amino-acid sequence is MPVRIVTDSSACLPDSIIEDLDITVIDLHMMNRGDDRSTSGLSSLELVACYARQLERGGDEGVLALHLSKELSSTWSNAVAAAAVFDDDMVRVIDTNCIGMGLGAAAMAAATMAQNGATLEDCYKAAVSTLERSRMWLYVHRIDELRKSGRLSATTSLMSTALAMRPIMHLKDGRLDVAAKTRTPSKALAKIVELVGAYADTNPLFIAIQQHEARETAKHLQLQLEEALPDGTTFMAVDMDPVLAVHSGPGAIAVSAVQADESELSTDEDE
- a CDS encoding histidine phosphatase family protein, giving the protein MTRKLIMLRHGQTEYNASGRMQGQMDTKLSDVGIRQAEAVARYMKGVNIGYVVSSDLSRAAETARIVASSRGLPVHLDPRLRETNLGDWQGQSREDVDRDYPGARAQWRHNALWAPPGGESRIEVARRARDVINELMLAHPGWDDGAVLLVAHGGTIGSLTSDLLELSIEQHHMFTGLKNTNWARLTARPRYSEEPNANGEGDPPVVPQPRFTPDTLGDAQWYLDGWNMSVAPGLEAG
- the rsfS gene encoding ribosome silencing factor, translating into MTASDHAVKLASIAALAADEKLAQEIAVIDVSEQLVITDCFVIASGETDRQVSAIVDEVEDKLREAGARPIRKEGVREGRWALLDYGELVVHVQRAEEREFYGLDRLWRDCPLIEVEGVEPLERPASWADDVDVRAVTSIDEIPLADTEPDADEL
- the nadD gene encoding nicotinate-nucleotide adenylyltransferase, with translation MRVGIMGGTFDPIHNGHLVAASEVANMFDLDEVVFVPTGEPWQKSGKKVSAAEDRYLMTVIATASNPRFKVSRVDIDRSGPTYTVDTLRDLRRFYPGAELFFITGADALASIVTWRDWEDMFEHARFVGVTRPGYELDDAILPEVHRERVSLVDIPAMAISSTDCRERAASKRPVWYLVPDGVVQYIAKHGLYVSTSG
- a CDS encoding glutamate-5-semialdehyde dehydrogenase, with product MSAEVSTTTKATTTTTTEGAEVIRMARAAKDVAQALANASTEDKNRILNDAAAALEARASDIMAANERDIRAGREAGLSEALIDRLALTSERVKGIADGLRQVASLPDPVGDVVAGRTLANGLRIRQVRVPLGVMGMVYEARPNVTVDAFGLALKSGNVALLRGSQSAWHSNKQLVEILQETLAEHGFPREVVQLLPCETRESVQDLITARGLVDVVIPRGGAGLIAAVVENATVPTIETGSGNCHLYVDGEADVDEAIALAVNGKTRRPSVCNATETVLIDVALPAEARQRIVSALQEAGVTVHGLPEELGEGVVPADESDWHAEYLSMDIAVKLVDGVEGAIAHIAEFSSGHTEAIATRSLAAAEKFTAEVDAAAVLVNASTAFTDGEQFGFGAEIGISTQKLHARGPMALPELTSTKWIVFGDGHTRP